One Microlunatus soli genomic window carries:
- a CDS encoding AAA family ATPase, translating into MHPTVIVITGPVGAGKTTSIELLAELLDS; encoded by the coding sequence GTGCATCCAACCGTGATCGTGATCACCGGACCGGTCGGCGCCGGCAAGACCACCAGCATCGAACTGCTCGCCGAACTGCTGGACAGCTAG
- a CDS encoding glycosyltransferase family 87 protein, with amino-acid sequence MPSGTAARERDEGFVALISRRIGGPLGRHAGASMIGWLTPTRIALLTATVAWIIGAVQKLPCQVLTAGHYPNSYRRLCYSDIPLLYTGRGLADGNIPYLDHGNYQTLEYPVLTGWLLELQRRITALLGAPVGPGLDEQQAIDASRLFFEVNVVVLGALFLLAVWATARTYVPTITESVEGSRTSPSTSSGRSRVWDAMMLAVSPCVMLTGFINWDMLPVALTALGFMFWARRKPGLAGVMFGLGMAAKLYPLLLLGPLFLLCLRSGRMREFGRLMVGFSIAWLVPNLPVMILAPDQWLAFWTFNSDRGGDLGSIWYVLSLAGHEVPHLNVVNTVVLLLLCAGIGWLIISAPRRPRFAQVGYLVIAAFLITNKVYSPQYVLWLLPLMILARPRWREWWIFTIGELVYFLAIWGHLDQTLGPADGGPDRLYWLAVVVRIGCEVWVGIMIIRDILDPDRRDPLRRTQPSTSEPAHFGAPDESQTVDQPRPQPKGPESDEGRVSGPTGPEPDEGPPGESAEAGSAPALRQAQGSRRQAEGAGRPVVYGPVTVAYGPVPDGPAEGELTGAPDAPWVVRLRGWLTAGATGPR; translated from the coding sequence ATGCCGTCCGGCACCGCCGCCCGGGAACGCGACGAGGGCTTTGTCGCGCTGATCAGCAGGAGGATCGGCGGACCCCTCGGCCGCCATGCCGGCGCCTCCATGATCGGTTGGCTGACCCCGACCCGGATCGCACTCCTGACCGCGACGGTCGCCTGGATCATCGGCGCGGTCCAGAAGCTGCCCTGTCAGGTGCTCACCGCCGGCCACTACCCGAACAGCTACCGGCGGCTCTGCTACTCCGACATTCCCTTGCTGTACACGGGACGTGGGCTGGCCGACGGCAACATTCCGTACCTGGATCACGGCAACTATCAGACCCTCGAATACCCGGTGCTGACCGGCTGGCTGCTCGAATTGCAGCGCCGGATCACCGCGCTGCTCGGCGCCCCGGTCGGTCCCGGCCTGGACGAGCAGCAGGCGATCGACGCGTCCCGGCTGTTCTTCGAGGTCAACGTCGTCGTCCTCGGCGCGCTCTTCCTGCTCGCCGTCTGGGCCACGGCTCGTACCTATGTCCCCACGATCACTGAGTCCGTCGAAGGGTCCCGTACCAGTCCTTCGACGAGCTCAGGACGCTCGCGGGTGTGGGACGCGATGATGCTGGCCGTCTCGCCGTGTGTGATGTTGACCGGCTTCATCAACTGGGACATGCTGCCGGTGGCACTGACCGCGCTCGGCTTCATGTTCTGGGCCCGCCGCAAGCCCGGCCTCGCCGGGGTGATGTTCGGGCTCGGGATGGCGGCCAAGCTGTATCCGTTGTTGCTGCTCGGGCCGCTGTTCCTGCTCTGTCTGCGATCCGGGCGGATGCGCGAGTTCGGCCGACTGATGGTCGGGTTCTCGATCGCCTGGCTGGTGCCCAACCTGCCGGTGATGATCTTGGCGCCGGACCAGTGGCTGGCGTTCTGGACGTTCAACTCCGATCGTGGCGGCGACCTGGGATCGATCTGGTACGTGCTGTCACTGGCCGGCCATGAGGTGCCGCATCTCAACGTGGTGAACACCGTCGTCCTGCTGCTGCTCTGTGCCGGTATCGGCTGGTTGATCATCAGCGCCCCACGACGGCCGCGATTCGCCCAGGTCGGCTACCTGGTGATCGCGGCGTTCCTGATCACCAACAAGGTCTACTCGCCGCAGTACGTGCTCTGGCTGCTGCCGTTGATGATCCTGGCCCGGCCGCGCTGGCGGGAGTGGTGGATCTTCACCATCGGCGAGCTGGTCTACTTCCTGGCCATCTGGGGACACCTGGACCAGACCCTCGGCCCGGCCGACGGCGGTCCCGACCGGCTCTACTGGCTGGCCGTCGTCGTCCGGATCGGCTGCGAGGTCTGGGTCGGCATCATGATCATCCGCGACATCCTCGACCCCGACCGTCGTGACCCACTCCGCCGTACGCAGCCGTCCACCTCCGAACCGGCCCACTTCGGCGCACCCGACGAATCCCAGACTGTCGACCAGCCGCGACCGCAACCCAAGGGTCCTGAGTCTGACGAAGGACGGGTCTCGGGACCAACAGGTCCTGAGCCTGACGAAGGACCTCCCGGCGAGTCCGCGGAGGCAGGCTCGGCCCCAGCCCTTCGACAGGCTCAGGGCTCCCGTCGACAGGCTGAGGGCGCTGGGAGACCGGTGGTGTACGGGCCGGTGACGGTGGCCTACGGGCCGGTCCCGGACGGGCCCGCGGAAGGTGAGCTGACCGGCGCGCCGGATGCACCGTGGGTGGTCCGGCTGCGGGGGTGGCTGACGGCCGGTGCCACCGGTCCTCGGTAG
- a CDS encoding alanine racemase yields the protein MTGVTLRLDVDRWREHLRVVAESTPGLVPVIKGNGYGYGHARLADEATRLSADTVAVGVPAEVAAVRERFDGSIVVLQAWRPGDALAEDLADDDGVITTVSRLEDVRRLAETGKRTRVLIEVLTSMRRHGIAPEDLTAAIAALGDLRFEGWTIHLPLQLGAGYTEAERLGRAAVEARRGTLWYSHLPSEEAIGLSRQLGGPSDPVPVRLRVGTRLWLGDPGSRESTATVLDVHQVKRGMRIGYRQRAIPSDGWIVVVSGGTSHGIGLEAPTPAASLRQRAISAATGTLEAAGLALSPYTIGGRKRWFCEPPHMQASMIFLPRSQQPPEVGQEVPVELRLTTATVDRIVEV from the coding sequence GTGACCGGAGTGACACTGCGACTGGACGTTGACCGTTGGCGAGAACATCTGCGGGTGGTGGCCGAATCCACCCCCGGGCTGGTGCCGGTGATCAAGGGGAACGGCTACGGCTACGGGCATGCCAGGCTGGCCGACGAGGCGACCCGACTGTCCGCCGACACGGTGGCGGTCGGGGTGCCGGCCGAGGTCGCGGCGGTCCGTGAGCGGTTCGACGGCAGCATCGTGGTGCTGCAGGCCTGGCGCCCCGGCGACGCGCTTGCCGAGGACCTGGCCGACGACGACGGCGTGATCACCACCGTGTCCCGATTGGAGGACGTCCGGCGGCTGGCCGAGACCGGCAAGCGGACCCGGGTGCTGATCGAGGTGCTCACCTCGATGCGCCGACACGGCATCGCACCGGAGGATCTCACCGCGGCGATCGCGGCGCTGGGAGACCTGCGCTTCGAAGGGTGGACGATCCACCTGCCGCTGCAGCTCGGCGCCGGCTACACCGAGGCCGAACGGCTCGGCCGGGCCGCGGTGGAAGCCCGCCGCGGCACGCTGTGGTATTCACATCTTCCTTCGGAGGAAGCGATCGGACTGAGCCGCCAGCTCGGCGGCCCGAGCGATCCGGTGCCGGTCCGGCTCCGGGTCGGCACCCGGCTGTGGCTCGGCGACCCGGGCAGCCGGGAGTCGACAGCGACCGTGTTGGACGTGCATCAGGTCAAGCGCGGGATGCGGATCGGCTATCGGCAACGAGCCATTCCCAGCGACGGCTGGATCGTCGTGGTCTCCGGCGGGACATCGCACGGGATCGGGCTGGAGGCACCGACACCGGCTGCGTCGCTGCGGCAGCGGGCCATCTCCGCAGCCACCGGCACGCTGGAGGCGGCCGGGCTGGCGCTCAGCCCGTACACGATCGGTGGCCGGAAGCGATGGTTCTGCGAACCGCCGCACATGCAGGCGTCGATGATCTTCCTGCCCCGCTCCCAGCAGCCGCCCGAGGTCGGTCAGGAGGTCCCGGTCGAGCTGCGACTGACCACCGCCACGGTGGACCGGATCGTTGAGGTCTGA
- a CDS encoding tyrosine-protein phosphatase, producing MTANWIELDGLVNIRDLGGTPTTDGAVIADGQLLRSDNLQTLTESDVAALLDRGITDVVDLRSDLEVEQEGPGPLTREPGVTIHHFSMFKENLTDAETETELTEQINATLSAEEITAQALPWTEIIKPTVEVEDESASFYLSYLVDRPDSVVAALRSIADADGAALVHCAAGKDRTGTIVALALLLCEVDRRLVIEDYARSGERIDKIIAKLAASDTYRDNVLSRPASAQTTRPETMEMFCDYIDREYGSVHKLLATMGWTDQDTAKIRAKLRG from the coding sequence GTGACGGCGAACTGGATCGAACTCGATGGCTTGGTCAACATCCGCGACCTCGGCGGTACGCCGACGACCGATGGCGCGGTGATCGCCGACGGACAGCTGCTCCGTTCGGACAATCTGCAGACGCTGACCGAGTCCGACGTGGCCGCACTGTTGGACCGGGGGATCACCGATGTCGTCGACCTGCGCAGCGATCTCGAGGTCGAGCAGGAGGGCCCGGGACCGTTGACCCGCGAGCCCGGCGTCACCATCCATCACTTCTCCATGTTCAAGGAGAACCTGACAGACGCCGAGACCGAGACCGAGCTCACCGAGCAGATCAACGCGACCCTGAGCGCGGAGGAGATCACGGCCCAGGCACTGCCGTGGACCGAGATCATCAAGCCCACCGTCGAGGTCGAGGACGAGTCGGCGTCGTTCTATCTGTCCTATCTGGTCGACCGGCCGGACTCGGTTGTCGCGGCGCTGCGGTCGATCGCCGACGCCGACGGGGCGGCGCTGGTGCACTGCGCCGCCGGCAAGGACCGGACCGGCACCATCGTCGCGTTGGCGCTGCTGCTCTGCGAGGTCGATCGTCGACTGGTGATCGAGGACTACGCCCGCTCCGGGGAACGGATCGACAAGATCATCGCCAAGCTCGCCGCCTCCGACACCTACCGGGACAACGTGCTGTCCCGGCCGGCCTCGGCGCAGACCACCCGGCCGGAGACGATGGAGATGTTCTGCGACTACATCGACCGTGAGTACGGCTCGGTACACAAGCTGCTGGCCACCATGGGCTGGACCGATCAGGACACCGCGAAGATCCGGGCCAAGCTGCGCGGTTGA
- a CDS encoding VOC family protein, protein MARIKDVVVDCAHPATVARFWAAALDDHRVAPYDDAELERLRGMGIDDPEDDPTVLVESPAGQPRLFFQRVGEAKTVKNRVHLDLTVTDRAAEVGRLVGLGAREQAAYDDHTVLTDPEGNEFCVFDH, encoded by the coding sequence ATGGCACGGATCAAGGACGTCGTCGTCGACTGCGCGCACCCGGCGACAGTGGCCCGCTTCTGGGCGGCGGCGCTGGACGACCATCGGGTGGCGCCGTACGACGACGCCGAGCTGGAACGCCTGCGAGGGATGGGCATCGACGATCCGGAGGACGATCCGACCGTGCTGGTCGAGTCGCCGGCTGGGCAGCCGCGGCTGTTCTTCCAACGGGTCGGCGAAGCCAAGACGGTGAAGAACCGGGTGCATCTGGATCTGACCGTCACCGACCGCGCTGCCGAGGTCGGCAGGTTGGTCGGGCTCGGTGCCCGCGAGCAGGCCGCGTACGACGATCACACCGTGCTCACCGATCCCGAGGGCAACGAGTTCTGCGTTTTCGATCACTGA
- a CDS encoding mannosyltransferase family protein, whose product MTPRTTEAVGHSPAGSDQTTVAAPVTAAGALERRGGLLRRWWAAPPGLTPHRLDPRGGRTVVQAWLASRGLIALIALLLAVLTNRDLMAMTNNWDAVHFGELARFGYSYDPQWRLTAFFPGLPLLLRVGLLVGLPTQITGVIIAAIASMAAAIAVARLGGPWAAVVWLFVPTAVFTTVPYTEALFCAFAFWAWERARSDRWFVAALLAGAACSVRVSGLFLIGALFVMIITARRVSWLTRLQRMALLIIPAAVLVGYSAYLYGLTGSWTAWYDAQVQGWYRGYTSPVQSFLNTWAAVQPGAYADRPYWAWIFRAEMVSMAVGVLVTIWCLTRKLWAEASWVAVQVLAFSLSYWYMSVNRAVLLWFPLMIMIARYGSWRPENRAAAVLHRVTVIIGSVLGVAAMIVWSWLYFCGYWAS is encoded by the coding sequence ATGACCCCGCGCACCACCGAGGCGGTCGGACACAGCCCCGCCGGCTCGGACCAGACCACCGTCGCCGCTCCGGTGACGGCTGCCGGCGCGCTCGAACGACGGGGCGGACTGCTGCGGCGATGGTGGGCAGCGCCGCCCGGTCTGACGCCGCATCGACTCGACCCGCGGGGTGGCCGCACCGTGGTCCAGGCCTGGCTGGCCAGCCGTGGCCTGATCGCGCTGATCGCCTTGCTGCTGGCGGTACTCACCAACCGCGACCTGATGGCGATGACGAACAACTGGGACGCCGTCCATTTCGGCGAGTTGGCCCGGTTCGGCTACTCCTACGATCCGCAGTGGCGGCTGACGGCGTTCTTCCCCGGGCTGCCGCTGCTGCTCCGAGTCGGCCTGTTGGTCGGTCTACCGACCCAGATCACCGGGGTGATCATCGCGGCGATCGCCTCGATGGCGGCGGCGATCGCCGTCGCCCGACTGGGTGGGCCCTGGGCGGCGGTGGTCTGGCTGTTCGTCCCGACGGCGGTCTTCACCACCGTTCCCTACACCGAGGCACTGTTCTGTGCCTTCGCCTTCTGGGCCTGGGAACGCGCCCGGTCCGACCGTTGGTTCGTCGCGGCGTTGCTCGCCGGCGCTGCCTGCAGCGTCCGCGTTTCCGGGCTGTTCCTGATCGGTGCCCTGTTCGTGATGATCATCACCGCCCGTCGGGTCAGCTGGCTGACCAGGCTGCAACGGATGGCGTTGTTGATCATCCCGGCCGCGGTGCTGGTCGGCTACTCGGCCTACCTCTATGGCCTCACCGGCAGCTGGACGGCGTGGTACGACGCCCAGGTCCAGGGCTGGTATCGCGGCTACACCTCACCGGTGCAGTCCTTCCTCAACACCTGGGCCGCCGTCCAACCCGGCGCCTACGCCGATCGGCCCTACTGGGCGTGGATCTTCCGGGCCGAGATGGTGTCGATGGCCGTCGGCGTCCTGGTCACCATCTGGTGCCTGACCCGGAAGCTGTGGGCCGAGGCCAGTTGGGTCGCGGTGCAGGTGCTGGCGTTCTCGCTGTCCTACTGGTACATGTCGGTCAACCGGGCGGTGTTGCTCTGGTTCCCGTTGATGATCATGATCGCCCGGTACGGCAGCTGGCGGCCGGAGAACCGTGCCGCCGCGGTCCTGCATCGGGTGACGGTGATCATCGGCAGCGTGCTCGGCGTGGCCGCGATGATCGTCTGGAGCTGGCTGTATTTCTGCGGCTACTGGGCCTCCTGA
- the pabB gene encoding aminodeoxychorismate synthase component I: MAQIGDDPRPSATSAAVRTAPHDAHRPVARFDDLRTGTAVQFDTVDRDVLARTRDQVLPALAEVDAAVRAGNWAFGYVGYEAASGLDPRLVTRRPDRTPLLWFGITSQPPTGSEPVNPASPDDAVDAGRVDGWQVEWTATEHAERVAAVRQAIAAGDTYQCNLTTRLDGTFTGDPLGYYRQLAASQHGSHHAYLDTGDLLLISASPELFFAWADHRLEVKPMKGTAARGLTPAADARARTDLLTSAKDRAENVMIVDLIRNDIARIARPGTVLVDRLADCEKYDTVWQLTSTVSGQTPTGTTLADVFTALFPCGSITGAPKQRTMELIAELETSPRGAYCGTIGYLEPATVHDHPRARFNVAIRTVEIDAVTGRASYGVGGGVTWASTAPQEYAELLAKAAVLRAPAADFALLETFGVRAGVAVHLDQHLDRIERSARYFDIPYDAAAVRAEIARVVAADPRSDARARLTLDRDGRISLTVSDLPPAAPRPVRLAIDTVPIDIGSRWVYHKTTMRQAIDDARHRHPDADDVALINGAGRVTETLIANLGVRIGGTWYTPPVSDGCLPGIGRRLELEAGRLRERSIMIDELVDADEIVLISSLRGRRKAVVAAGPGIPDK, translated from the coding sequence GTGGCGCAGATCGGGGACGACCCACGACCATCGGCGACGTCCGCAGCAGTCCGGACGGCACCGCACGACGCGCACCGTCCGGTCGCCCGGTTCGACGATCTCCGGACCGGCACCGCAGTGCAGTTCGACACCGTCGATCGGGACGTCCTGGCCAGGACGCGGGACCAGGTGCTGCCGGCACTGGCCGAGGTCGACGCGGCGGTCCGGGCGGGCAACTGGGCCTTCGGCTACGTCGGCTACGAGGCCGCGTCGGGTCTCGATCCGCGGCTGGTCACCCGCCGTCCGGACCGTACGCCGCTGCTCTGGTTCGGGATCACCTCGCAGCCGCCGACCGGCTCGGAACCGGTGAACCCGGCGTCGCCGGACGACGCGGTCGACGCTGGTCGGGTCGACGGCTGGCAAGTCGAGTGGACCGCGACCGAGCACGCCGAACGCGTCGCCGCGGTCCGGCAGGCGATCGCAGCCGGCGACACCTACCAGTGCAATCTGACCACGCGGCTGGACGGCACCTTCACCGGCGATCCGCTCGGCTACTACCGACAGCTGGCGGCGAGCCAGCACGGCAGCCACCACGCCTACCTGGACACCGGCGACCTGCTGCTGATCAGCGCCAGCCCGGAACTGTTCTTCGCCTGGGCGGACCACCGGCTGGAGGTCAAGCCGATGAAGGGCACCGCGGCCCGAGGTCTGACTCCCGCAGCCGACGCACGGGCCCGTACCGACCTGCTGACCAGTGCCAAGGACCGCGCGGAGAACGTGATGATCGTCGATCTGATCCGCAACGACATCGCCCGGATCGCCCGTCCAGGAACGGTACTGGTCGACCGGTTGGCCGACTGCGAAAAGTACGACACCGTCTGGCAACTGACCTCGACCGTCAGCGGCCAGACCCCGACCGGGACCACGCTGGCCGACGTCTTCACCGCCCTGTTCCCCTGCGGTTCGATCACGGGCGCACCCAAGCAACGCACGATGGAGCTGATCGCCGAGCTCGAAACCTCGCCCCGCGGTGCCTACTGCGGAACGATCGGCTACCTGGAACCGGCCACCGTCCATGATCATCCCCGGGCCCGGTTCAACGTCGCGATCCGTACCGTCGAGATCGACGCTGTCACCGGGCGGGCGTCGTACGGGGTCGGTGGCGGGGTCACGTGGGCCTCGACCGCACCCCAGGAGTACGCCGAACTGCTCGCCAAGGCGGCGGTGCTGCGGGCACCGGCGGCCGACTTCGCACTACTCGAGACGTTCGGGGTCCGGGCCGGCGTGGCGGTCCACCTCGATCAGCATCTCGACCGGATCGAACGCTCAGCGCGCTACTTCGACATCCCGTACGACGCCGCGGCGGTCCGTGCCGAGATCGCCCGCGTGGTCGCAGCCGACCCCCGATCCGATGCTCGGGCCCGGTTGACGCTCGACCGCGACGGCCGGATCTCCTTGACTGTCAGCGATCTGCCGCCGGCAGCACCGCGTCCGGTGCGGCTGGCGATCGACACGGTACCGATCGACATCGGGTCGCGCTGGGTCTATCACAAGACCACGATGCGGCAGGCCATCGACGACGCCCGGCATCGTCACCCCGACGCCGACGACGTCGCACTGATCAACGGAGCCGGTCGGGTCACCGAGACCTTGATCGCCAACCTGGGCGTCCGGATCGGCGGCACCTGGTACACCCCGCCGGTATCCGACGGCTGCCTGCCGGGCATCGGTCGGCGGCTCGAACTGGAAGCCGGCCGGCTCCGCGAGCGGTCGATCATGATCGACGAACTGGTCGACGCCGACGAGATCGTGCTGATCAGTTCGCTCCGTGGACGACGAAAAGCCGTCGTCGCGGCAGGGCCGGGGATACCGGACAAGTAA
- a CDS encoding zinc ribbon domain-containing protein — translation MPEQLICPRCGAPNAPSSTSCYYCGWAPSSAPADGTPGAGSGSAGGQDAPGQDPSAGGYGAAAGGGYGAGAYGPGSAGSAGPGSAGSADPGAGSGGSAPDPTYPAGGYGSGAYGTGADYGSGNQNAAGYGGAGGYGAAGGYGAAGGYGAADGYGAAGGAGGPGYTEIRSNAGGPPTPPPAGGAAAGASGPGRNRLLLMIAGIGGGVLLIAVAIVVLLRFFGPGTGPVAGPGQSPSAKASASSTAGKPTARPSSAKPTPTPTPPPDYDKVAGKVKDGVLKVIATGCGNDGTRVGSAFLVDDDTAVASYASLAGAQTVAVFNGSESVPAEVASADTEHGVVVLKLDRSVDGHVFDLDSTAPKAKDPVGLLGVKSTGSRPGLQTTKITATSESAKVGHDTVSGLASTSLDADDGWAGGPTLTDDGKANGMIFAGSGSSKAMIVPGSAIRAAAKSKDSLPSTNCNDPKGPDVTVIGGKPTKAVEAVLQDYFGGINSGDYRKAYEQLGPHSNSGNYSSYVSGWRSAYDYNILVHSVSGSGDGTRAKISFNSITLPGQGPKGHTDATCARWDMTYTFASSGGRLLIDRVEADPSLC, via the coding sequence GTGCCGGAACAGCTGATCTGCCCGCGCTGCGGGGCGCCGAACGCTCCGAGCTCCACGTCCTGCTACTACTGCGGCTGGGCGCCGTCGAGCGCGCCCGCGGACGGGACGCCGGGTGCCGGATCGGGCTCCGCCGGAGGTCAGGACGCGCCGGGCCAGGACCCTTCCGCCGGCGGCTACGGAGCAGCAGCCGGCGGCGGTTACGGCGCGGGAGCCTACGGCCCGGGCAGTGCGGGCTCGGCCGGGCCGGGCAGCGCTGGTTCAGCCGACCCCGGCGCCGGTTCGGGCGGTTCCGCACCCGACCCGACCTATCCCGCGGGCGGCTACGGCTCGGGAGCGTACGGGACCGGCGCCGACTACGGCTCCGGCAACCAGAACGCCGCGGGCTACGGAGGCGCCGGAGGGTACGGGGCTGCCGGAGGGTACGGGGCTGCCGGCGGCTACGGCGCAGCCGATGGTTACGGCGCGGCCGGGGGCGCGGGCGGACCGGGCTACACCGAGATCCGCTCCAATGCCGGCGGACCGCCGACGCCGCCGCCCGCCGGGGGCGCCGCCGCCGGTGCGTCCGGACCGGGCCGCAACCGGTTGCTGCTGATGATCGCGGGCATCGGCGGCGGTGTGCTGCTGATCGCCGTGGCGATCGTGGTGCTGCTGCGTTTCTTCGGGCCCGGCACCGGTCCGGTCGCCGGACCGGGGCAGTCCCCGTCGGCGAAGGCCTCGGCCAGTTCGACCGCGGGCAAGCCGACGGCCCGCCCCTCCAGCGCCAAACCCACCCCCACCCCGACACCGCCGCCGGACTACGACAAGGTCGCCGGCAAGGTCAAGGACGGCGTCCTCAAGGTGATCGCGACCGGCTGCGGCAACGACGGCACCCGGGTCGGATCGGCCTTCCTGGTCGACGACGACACCGCGGTCGCCTCCTACGCCTCGTTGGCCGGGGCCCAGACCGTCGCGGTGTTCAACGGATCGGAATCGGTGCCGGCCGAGGTCGCGTCGGCCGACACCGAGCATGGCGTCGTGGTGTTGAAGCTGGACCGTTCGGTCGACGGCCACGTCTTCGATCTGGACAGCACCGCACCGAAGGCCAAGGACCCGGTCGGGCTGCTCGGCGTCAAGTCCACCGGATCGCGACCCGGGCTGCAGACGACCAAGATCACCGCGACGTCGGAAAGCGCGAAGGTCGGCCACGACACGGTCTCCGGGCTGGCCTCGACGAGTCTGGACGCCGACGACGGGTGGGCCGGTGGACCGACGCTGACCGACGACGGCAAGGCCAACGGAATGATCTTCGCCGGCTCCGGGTCGTCGAAGGCGATGATCGTTCCCGGCAGCGCGATCAGGGCCGCCGCCAAGAGCAAGGACTCGCTGCCGTCGACCAACTGCAACGACCCCAAGGGCCCCGACGTGACCGTCATCGGTGGCAAACCGACCAAGGCTGTCGAGGCCGTACTGCAGGACTATTTCGGCGGGATCAACTCCGGCGACTACCGCAAGGCCTACGAGCAACTCGGCCCGCACAGCAACAGCGGCAACTACAGCAGCTACGTCAGCGGCTGGCGCTCGGCCTACGACTACAACATCCTGGTGCACAGCGTTTCCGGGTCCGGGGACGGCACCCGCGCCAAGATCAGCTTCAACTCGATCACGCTGCCGGGCCAGGGCCCGAAGGGGCACACCGACGCGACCTGCGCGCGCTGGGACATGACCTACACCTTCGCCAGCAGTGGCGGCCGGCTGTTGATCGACCGGGTCGAGGCCGACCCGAGTCTGTGCTGA